Proteins encoded in a region of the Zea mays cultivar B73 chromosome 4, Zm-B73-REFERENCE-NAM-5.0, whole genome shotgun sequence genome:
- the LOC100216711 gene encoding SPX domain-containing protein 1 isoform X2: MKFGKSLNNQIVETLPDWRDKFLSYKDLKKRLKQIGAGSGERRSKRQRVGDGRGGSSPPAMTPEEAGFVALLDAELDKFNAFFLEKEEDYVIRLKELQDRVVSAAEVGSAEELLRVRKEIVDFHGEMVLLENYSALNYTGLVKILKKYDKRTGALIRLPFIRNVMQEPFCATDVLYKLVKGCEEMLDQLLLPRNQQRPVPSDNGGEGDSDGDDDKQRPAEPGASSLPSGGGGGAGDMELEEIEDMESMYMKSTVAALRALREIRSGSSTVSAFSLPPLR; this comes from the exons ATGAAGTTCGGCAAGAGCCTCAACAACCAGATCGTGGAGACGCTCCCGGACTGGCGCGACAAGTTCCTGTCCTACAAGGACCTCAAGAAGCGGCTGAAGCAGATCGGCGCCGGCTCTGGCGAGCGGCGGAGCAAGCGCCAGCGGGTGGGGGACGGGCGCGGCGGATCCTCGCCGCCTGCGATGACCCCGGAGGAGGCCGGATTCGTCGCGCTCCTCGACGCCGAGCTCGACAAGTTCAACGCCTTCTTCCTCGAGAAGGAGGAGGACTACGTCATCCGGCTGAAG GAGTTGCAGGACAGGGTGGTGAGCGCCGCGGAGGTGGGGTCGGCGGAGGAGCTGCTGCGGGTGCGCAAGGAGATCGTCGACTTCCACGGCGAGATGGTCTTGCTGGAGAACTACAGCGCGCTCAACTACACCG GGCTGGTCAAGATCCTCAAGAAGTACGACAAGAGGACCGGCGCGCTGATCCGCCTGCCCTTCATCCGGAACGTGATGCAGGAGCCGTTCTGCGCCACCGACGTGCTGTACAAGCTCGTCAAGGGGTGCGAGGAGATGCTGGACCAGCTCCTCCTGCCCCGGAACCAGCAGCGGCCCGTGCCGAGCGACAACGGCGGGGAAGGAGAcagcgacggcgacgacgacaagCAACGACCGGCGGAGCCAGGCGCCTCATCGCTgcccagcggcggcggcggtggcgctgGCGACATGGAGCTGGAGGAGATCGAGGACATGGAGAGCATGTACATGAAGAGTACGGTGGCCGCGCTCAGGGCGCTCAGGGAGATCAGGAGCGGGAGCTCCACGGTGAGCGCGTTCTCCCTGCCGCCACTACGGTGA
- the LOC100216711 gene encoding SPX domain-containing protein 1 isoform X1 → MTRHKLTNKTATTARDVGARNIPVASHHQHHPLLVVVLCIRPLFIRPLLSRTSSQVPSHPATKFSTLRSNRNNEVRQEPQQPDRGDAPGLARQVPVLQGPQEAAEADRRRLWRAAEQAPAGGGRARRILAACDDPGGGRIRRAPRRRARQVQRLLPREGGGLRHPAEGLVKILKKYDKRTGALIRLPFIRNVMQEPFCATDVLYKLVKGCEEMLDQLLLPRNQQRPVPSDNGGEGDSDGDDDKQRPAEPGASSLPSGGGGGAGDMELEEIEDMESMYMKSTVAALRALREIRSGSSTVSAFSLPPLR, encoded by the exons ATGACGCGTCACAAACTCACGAATAAAACCGCCACCACGGCGCGAGACGTCGGCGCCCGGAATATTCCTGTGGCTTCGCATCACCAGCACCACCCGTTGCTCGTCGTCGTCCTCTGCATCCGTCCCCTATTTATCCGTCCCCTCCTCTCCCGCACTAGCTCCCAAGTTCCATCCCATCCCGCCACGAAATTCTCCACGCTCCGATCCAATCGCAACAATGAAGTTCGGCAAGAGCCTCAACAACCAGATCGTGGAGACGCTCCCGGACTGGCGCGACAAGTTCCTGTCCTACAAGGACCTCAAGAAGCGGCTGAAGCAGATCGGCGCCGGCTCTGGCGAGCGGCGGAGCAAGCGCCAGCGGGTGGGGGACGGGCGCGGCGGATCCTCGCCGCCTGCGATGACCCCGGAGGAGGCCGGATTCGTCGCGCTCCTCGACGCCGAGCTCGACAAGTTCAACGCCTTCTTCCTCGAGAAGGAGGAGGACTACGTCATCCGGCTGAAG GGCTGGTCAAGATCCTCAAGAAGTACGACAAGAGGACCGGCGCGCTGATCCGCCTGCCCTTCATCCGGAACGTGATGCAGGAGCCGTTCTGCGCCACCGACGTGCTGTACAAGCTCGTCAAGGGGTGCGAGGAGATGCTGGACCAGCTCCTCCTGCCCCGGAACCAGCAGCGGCCCGTGCCGAGCGACAACGGCGGGGAAGGAGAcagcgacggcgacgacgacaagCAACGACCGGCGGAGCCAGGCGCCTCATCGCTgcccagcggcggcggcggtggcgctgGCGACATGGAGCTGGAGGAGATCGAGGACATGGAGAGCATGTACATGAAGAGTACGGTGGCCGCGCTCAGGGCGCTCAGGGAGATCAGGAGCGGGAGCTCCACGGTGAGCGCGTTCTCCCTGCCGCCACTACGGTGA
- the LOC100216711 gene encoding SPX domain-containing protein 1: MKFGKSLNNQIVETLPDWRDKFLSYKDLKKRLKQIGAGSGERRSKRQRVGDGRGGSSPPAMTPEEAGFVALLDAELDKFNAFFLEKEEDYVIRLKDRVVSAAEVGSAEELLRVRKEIVDFHGEMVLLENYSALNYTGLVKILKKYDKRTGALIRLPFIRNVMQEPFCATDVLYKLVKGCEEMLDQLLLPRNQQRPVPSDNGGEGDSDGDDDKQRPAEPGASSLPSGGGGGAGDMELEEIEDMESMYMKSTVAALRALREIRSGSSTVSAFSLPPLR; the protein is encoded by the exons ATGAAGTTCGGCAAGAGCCTCAACAACCAGATCGTGGAGACGCTCCCGGACTGGCGCGACAAGTTCCTGTCCTACAAGGACCTCAAGAAGCGGCTGAAGCAGATCGGCGCCGGCTCTGGCGAGCGGCGGAGCAAGCGCCAGCGGGTGGGGGACGGGCGCGGCGGATCCTCGCCGCCTGCGATGACCCCGGAGGAGGCCGGATTCGTCGCGCTCCTCGACGCCGAGCTCGACAAGTTCAACGCCTTCTTCCTCGAGAAGGAGGAGGACTACGTCATCCGGCTGAAG GACAGGGTGGTGAGCGCCGCGGAGGTGGGGTCGGCGGAGGAGCTGCTGCGGGTGCGCAAGGAGATCGTCGACTTCCACGGCGAGATGGTCTTGCTGGAGAACTACAGCGCGCTCAACTACACCG GGCTGGTCAAGATCCTCAAGAAGTACGACAAGAGGACCGGCGCGCTGATCCGCCTGCCCTTCATCCGGAACGTGATGCAGGAGCCGTTCTGCGCCACCGACGTGCTGTACAAGCTCGTCAAGGGGTGCGAGGAGATGCTGGACCAGCTCCTCCTGCCCCGGAACCAGCAGCGGCCCGTGCCGAGCGACAACGGCGGGGAAGGAGAcagcgacggcgacgacgacaagCAACGACCGGCGGAGCCAGGCGCCTCATCGCTgcccagcggcggcggcggtggcgctgGCGACATGGAGCTGGAGGAGATCGAGGACATGGAGAGCATGTACATGAAGAGTACGGTGGCCGCGCTCAGGGCGCTCAGGGAGATCAGGAGCGGGAGCTCCACGGTGAGCGCGTTCTCCCTGCCGCCACTACGGTGA